One window from the genome of Cucumis melo cultivar AY chromosome 12, USDA_Cmelo_AY_1.0, whole genome shotgun sequence encodes:
- the LOC103483378 gene encoding uncharacterized protein LOC103483378 yields MGDRDGAFKELESIDGADALLASKRYSCFCFPCFGPNRSGSDELSWWERVKTKAKSTKFDGEDHWWTGGIRSLKKLREWSEIVAGPRWKTFIRRFNRNRPATVKLGKFQYDPISYALNFDEGHNNGDVDFEGNHEYTGGGGFQNFSDRFAAVPPAPMKSSSSTAMNG; encoded by the coding sequence ATGGGAGACCGTGACGGAGCTTTCAAGGAATTGGAATCAATCGATGGCGCCGATGCTCTTTTAGCCTCCAAACGCTACAGTTGTTTCTGTTTCCCTTGCTTTGGACCTAATCGGTCTGGTTCCGATGAGCTTTCATGGTGGGAACGGGTGAAGACGAAAGCAAAATCCACGAAGTTTGACGGCGAAGATCACTGGTGGACCGGCGGAATCAGATCCCTCAAAAAGCTTCGTGAATGGTCGGAAATCGTCGCCGGTCCGAGATGGAAGACGTTTATTCGCCGGTTCAATAGGAACCGTCCGGCTACTGTGAAGCTTGGGAAATTCCAATATGATCCTATCAGTTACGCTTTGAATTTCGACGAGGGGCATAATAATGGGGATGTGGATTTCGAAGGAAATCATGAATACACTGGTGGTGGTGGGTTTCAGAACTTCTCAGACCGGTTTGCTGCCGTCCCGCCGGCGCCTATGAAATCGTCGTCTTCTACAGCGATGAATGGTTAG
- the LOC103483387 gene encoding uncharacterized protein LOC103483387 isoform X2, protein MPGPGPHMLYAMGSGMALTTLTDGRFSPHHTLFYSINAFFGPDIGSFSDWLSSVLGFPASSLPDAIHHPVFYILILGLPLCLFYSWLSSFLLHKGLLDSVCGENGHSSTYTWILSTGWWENRAPINPDAVFVVGFLCACLIGGFVYINRVKSGKSISKQWFQSVKLMVVVATLYSMWCASQIYWASPRRPAVGEEADFGVLVFLVFYFFLPHYLCIKSMQPKDSETKHLPL, encoded by the exons ATGCCGGGACCTGGGCCTCACATGCTCTACGCCATGGGCTCCGGCATGGCTCTGACCACTCTCACCGACGGCCGATTTAGTCCCCACCATACTCTCTTTTACTCCATCAACGCTTTCTTCGGTCCCGACATCGGCTCCTTCTCCGATTGGCTGTCCTCCGTTCTTGGTTTCCCAGCATCTTCCCTTCCCGACGCTATCCATCATCCCGTCTTCTACATCCTCATTCTGGGTCTTCCTCTCTGCCTCTTCTACTCCTGGCTCTCCTCTTTTCTACTCCATAAGGGCCTCCTCGATTCCGTCTGTGGG GAAAACGGGCATTCGTCCACGTACACTTGGATTTTGAGCACTGGTTGGTGGGAGAACCGAGCACCAATCAATCCAGATGCTGTTTTTGTTGTTGGATTCTTGTGCGCTTGCTTAATTGGTGGTTTTGTTTACATTAACAG AGTGAAGTCTGGAAAGTCGATTTCGAAACAATGGTTTCAGTCCGTAAAGCTTATGGTAGTAGTAGCTACCCTATATTCCATGTGGTGCGCAAGCCAGATATACTGGGCTAGCCCTCGTCGACCAGCTGTCGGTGAAGAAGCTGATTTTGGAGTTTTAGTGTTTCtggttttctatttttttctacCTCATTATCTTTGTATAAAGTCCATGCAACCAAAAGATTCTGAAACCAAACATCTCCCATTGTGA
- the LOC103483387 gene encoding uncharacterized protein LOC103483387 isoform X1, with protein MPGPGPHMLYAMGSGMALTTLTDGRFSPHHTLFYSINAFFGPDIGSFSDWLSSVLGFPASSLPDAIHHPVFYILILGLPLCLFYSWLSSFLLHKGLLDSVCGVSLNRRQCLLLISAGSFSHFFLDHLFEENGHSSTYTWILSTGWWENRAPINPDAVFVVGFLCACLIGGFVYINRVKSGKSISKQWFQSVKLMVVVATLYSMWCASQIYWASPRRPAVGEEADFGVLVFLVFYFFLPHYLCIKSMQPKDSETKHLPL; from the exons ATGCCGGGACCTGGGCCTCACATGCTCTACGCCATGGGCTCCGGCATGGCTCTGACCACTCTCACCGACGGCCGATTTAGTCCCCACCATACTCTCTTTTACTCCATCAACGCTTTCTTCGGTCCCGACATCGGCTCCTTCTCCGATTGGCTGTCCTCCGTTCTTGGTTTCCCAGCATCTTCCCTTCCCGACGCTATCCATCATCCCGTCTTCTACATCCTCATTCTGGGTCTTCCTCTCTGCCTCTTCTACTCCTGGCTCTCCTCTTTTCTACTCCATAAGGGCCTCCTCGATTCCGTCTGTGGG GTATCTCTTAATAGAAGGCAATGCTTGTTGTTAATTTCAGCTGGTTCTTTTTCACACTTCTTTCTTGACCATTTGTTTGAG GAAAACGGGCATTCGTCCACGTACACTTGGATTTTGAGCACTGGTTGGTGGGAGAACCGAGCACCAATCAATCCAGATGCTGTTTTTGTTGTTGGATTCTTGTGCGCTTGCTTAATTGGTGGTTTTGTTTACATTAACAG AGTGAAGTCTGGAAAGTCGATTTCGAAACAATGGTTTCAGTCCGTAAAGCTTATGGTAGTAGTAGCTACCCTATATTCCATGTGGTGCGCAAGCCAGATATACTGGGCTAGCCCTCGTCGACCAGCTGTCGGTGAAGAAGCTGATTTTGGAGTTTTAGTGTTTCtggttttctatttttttctacCTCATTATCTTTGTATAAAGTCCATGCAACCAAAAGATTCTGAAACCAAACATCTCCCATTGTGA
- the LOC103488909 gene encoding spermidine synthase 1-like, which translates to MAFQNGVSSSPIKAMLHVPTIETNRNEPIEIISFSPIQNGTQNGVQDGDSFSPVFPGCYVDIAPFYPEQGHVYKVEKVIFKGKSQYQDLFVFQTSTHGKVVILDGSLQLTEKDEFAYQEMLTHLPLCSILNPKKVLLIGGGDGGILREVSRHACVEQIDICDLDKMVIDVYKKHFPDIAIGYKDPRVNSYIGDGVAFIKSVPPATYDAIIIDAFQGMGAYATELSNEDILKSIAKALKPGGVMSAPADSIWLNNFAMEDTITLCRNIFKGSVNYAWTSVPSYASGSIGFMLCSTDGPSVDFKRPVNPLDPSNFGVAKGPPKFYNSEIHTAAFSLPAFAKSAMGSKYA; encoded by the exons ATGGCATTTCAAAATGGTGTCTCCTCTTCTCCCATTAAAGCTATGCTCCATGTCCCTACCATTGAGACCAACCGTAATGAACCTATAGAaatcatttctttttctcctatTCAAAATGGCACCCAAAATGGAGTTCAAGATGGAGATTCTTTTTCGCCTGTTTTTCCAGGATGTTACGTCGATATTGCTCCATTCTATCCTG agCAAGGACATGTCTATAAGGTAGAGAAGGTCATATTCAAAGGAAAATCCCAATATCAAGATCTTTTTGTTTTTCAG acaTCAACACATGGGAAGGTTGTTATTTTGGATGGGTCACTTCAACTAACAGAGAAGGATGAATTTGCTTATCAAGAAATGCTCACTCATCTCCCACTTTGTTCTATTCTCAATCCCAAAAAG GTCTTGCTCATTGGAGGTGGAGATGGAGGGATTCTTCGAGAAGTATCTCGACATGCTTGTGTCGAGCAAATCGACATTTGTGATCTCGACAAAATGGTGATTGAT GTTTACAAGAAGCATTTCCCAGACATTGCTATCGGATACAAGGATCCTCGTGTGAATTCATACATAGGCGACG GTGTGGCCTTCATCAAATCTGTTCCTCCAGCCACCTATGATGCTATCATAATTGATGCATTTCAAGGCATGG GGGCTTATGCAACAGAGCTTTCAAACGAAGACATACTTAAATCAATAGCAAAGGCGTTGAAGCCCGGCGGAGTGATGTCGGCTCCGGCCGACAGCATATGGCTGAATAATTTCGCCATGGAAGACACCATAACCCTTTGTCGTAACATCTTCAAAGGCTCTGTAAACTATGCTTGGACCTCTGTTCCTTCATATGCAAG TGGCTCCATTGGCTTCATGCTCTGTTCAACTGACGGTCCATCAGTCGACTTCAAACGCCCAGTGAATCCGCTGGATCCAAGTAATTTTGGTGTTGCGAAAGGACCCCCCAAGTTCTACAACTCAGAG ATTCATACTGCAGCGTTTAGTCTTCCGGCATTTGCAAAGTCGGCGATGGGTTCCAAATACGCATGA
- the LOC103483362 gene encoding RING-H2 finger protein ATL46-like: MPRFSNEMKQKDGYLIYPSPISPFDGSTDPKSNDPTPSPSSSSSSFSSISPILLLVIVILAVIFFISGLLHLLVRFLLKRSSPSIYQSNRYPERPGSHTLQRQLQQLFRLHDSGLDQTFIDALPVFLYKDIMGLKEPFDCAVCLYEFSDQDRLRLLPICSHAFHISCIDTWLLSNSTCPLCRATLLGSSFPSENPNLNEILGQENNYNRHPENTVSGNHQKRVTTTMEESAGEMRVLSVRLGKFKKLNNEEDDDEEEEIEEKGESSSQQNLNARRCYSMGTYQYVVGESDLQVMKEKLNTENVRGNGEMEGKKISGRSKGESFSVSKIWQWSKKSELPITSSSNSEWKTEVV; the protein is encoded by the coding sequence ATGCCAAGATTTTCAAATGAAATGAAGCAAAAAGATGGTTATCTGATATACCCATCTCCCATTTCACCTTTTGATGGTAGCACTGATCCAAAATCAAATGATCCTACACCATCcccatcatcatcttcttcttctttcagcAGTATTAGCCCAATCCTTCTTCTAGTTATAGTGATTCTAGCagtcatcttcttcatctctgGTTTACTCCATTTGCTCGTTCGATTTCTACTAAAAAGATCTTCCCCATCAATCTACCAATCCAATCGATACCCAGAACGGCCTGGATCTCACACACTCCAAAGACAGCTCCAGCAGCTCTTTCGCCTTCACGATTCAGGCCTCGATCAAACCTTCATCGATGCTTTGCCAGTGTTCTTGTACAAAGATATCATGGGTTTAAAAGAGCCATTCGATTGCGCCGTTTGTCTCTACGAATTTTCCGATCAGGACAGACTGAGATTACTCCCCATCTGTAGCCATGCTTTTCACATCAGTTGCATAGACACATGGCTACTCTCAAACTCCACATGTCCACTCTGCAGAGCTACCCTTTTGGGCTCTAGTTTCCCTTCCGAAAACCCTAATCTCAACGAGATTTTAGGGCAAGAAAACAATTATAACAGACACCCAGAAAACACGGTTTCTGGAAATCATCAGAAACGAGTAACAACAACAATGGAGGAATCTGCAGGGGAAATGAGAGTATTGTCTGTGAGACTCGGGAAGTTCAAGAAACTAAACAacgaagaagatgatgatgaagaagaagaaatagaagAGAAAGGAGAAAGCAGTAGCCAACAGAACCTAAATGCGAGAAGATGCTACTCAATGGGGACTTACCAATACGTTGTTGGAGAATCAGACTTACAGGTGATGAAGGAGAAGTTAAACACAGAGAATGTAAGGGGAAATGGGGAAATGGAAGGGAAGAAAATCAGTGGGAGAAGCAAAGGGGAAAGTTTCTCGGTGTCGAAGATTTGGCAATGGTCGAAGAAGAGTGAGTTGCCAATTACGAGCAGCTCCAACAGTGAATGGAAGACGGAAGTTGTGTGA